One genomic window of Candidatus Methylomirabilota bacterium includes the following:
- a CDS encoding YraN family protein, producing MPIDTRKATGIKGEEEAARFLTRCGYAILEKNVRTRVGEIDLVAKHGKTLVFVEVKTRKDIENAPPPQAGVHTRKQNKLGKLAQSYLRSKRLREQPCRFDVVAVVVNDEGGVKAIRHIPNAFSVAAW from the coding sequence GTGCCGATTGACACGAGGAAAGCCACAGGCATCAAGGGTGAAGAGGAGGCGGCCCGCTTCCTGACACGCTGCGGGTACGCCATCCTCGAGAAGAACGTCCGCACGCGCGTCGGCGAGATCGATCTCGTCGCGAAGCATGGCAAGACCCTCGTCTTCGTCGAGGTCAAGACGCGCAAGGACATCGAGAACGCGCCGCCGCCCCAGGCCGGCGTCCATACGCGCAAGCAGAACAAGCTCGGCAAGCTGGCGCAGAGCTACCTCCGCTCCAAGCGCCTGCGCGAGCAGCCCTGCCGCTTCGACGTCGTGGCCGTCGTCGTCAACGACGAGGGCGGCGTAAAAGCCATCCGCCACATCCCCAACGCTTTCTCTGTTGCCGCGTGGTAG